A single Vanacampus margaritifer isolate UIUO_Vmar chromosome 14, RoL_Vmar_1.0, whole genome shotgun sequence DNA region contains:
- the LOC144034058 gene encoding uncharacterized protein LOC144034058, translated as MFVTILFGESRMEMFNINCKLIHFVHNLKERCGVDLKDCVDLMNPNGTVVNLESKQLSVDLASSLLAERQHSFKFLEMITMETGNIFPSYTMSARVIQN; from the exons ATGTTTGTCACCATCCTGTTTGGAG AAAGCCGAATGGAAATGTTTAACATCAACTGCAAACTGATACACTTTGTCCACAATTTAAAGGAACGTTGTGGTGTGGACTTGAAAG ACTGTGTGGACCTAATGAACCCCAACGGGACAGTAGTGAACTTAGAAAGCAAGCAGCTCAGTGTTGATCTGGCCAGCAGCCTGCTGGCGGAGAGGCAGCACTCCTTCAAGTTTCTC GAAATGATAACGATGGAGACCGGAAATATATTTCCCTCTTACACAATGTCAGCCAGAGTCATCCAGAATTAA